DNA from Leptospira ellinghausenii:
GGATTCAAACAAAGACATGTCAACGATCGTGGTTACATTAACTGGAACGGTCATCTCATTATGATCGGAAATCCATTCAACGGTTTTAATGTCGGAATTAAAAAGGAAATCAATTCCGTTTCCATTTGGTTCGGAAATAATAAGTTAGGTACTCTCGATCAAAATTTATTCTTGATTAATACTGATTCCAATTCATATAATGATCATAAACCGAGGAAGATTACTAAAAAGTAATACCCTTCTCCTGACGCATAACCGTTACCCATGTCTTGAAGTCATACCTAAAATTGAATGAAAAAACAAAAAAATTGTTAAAACTTTAGAAATTTAAAGAGATAATTCACATATGACTGCTATATTCAGCTACCTAACCAAGTCTCCTAAAATTGCAGTATTAGCTACAGATAATATATTTACCTCAAAAAATGGGAATACCAAGGGAGACAAAATTTTTTATCTTTTCAATCGTTTTTATATAAGTCCAGCAGGACCAAATATATTGCCTTCCGCACTATTGATATTGTATGATTATCAAAAATTTGATAATAGTATAAAGCCAACGAGTATGGTGGAATTTTTTTCTATGATTCAAAGTATCTACGATTTGAAGCTCGCCGATTATACCATAGACAGTGATCCTCAATATAGAGATTCTAGAAAAATTCAAACCGCAATCATTTACGATAGCTTAGAACATGAAATGTATCATATTTCGTTTGGGCAGCCATTTTCTAAAAATGAATGGGAAAAAGAACAAAAATTTTCAATAATTCCAGAAGGTTTTTTTCGCGATGGACTATATAATCAATATTCTTCTACCTTATTTCCAAATCCCGACTTTAATTCAGATTTTATTGAAATGGAACGCTATATTGAAAATGAGTTTATAGAACTGAACAAGAAAACAAGTGTAAATTTTAGTATTAACATTGGAAATATCGGATCGAAATTATTTGTAAATGAGGAAAAGAAGATATTTTCTTCAACTTTTAATAATTATACAGAATTATTAGAAAACCGTTAATGAACATAAAGCGTACTGCGACGCATTCCTTTACGTCACGGCTTTTTGCCTCCGCAAAAACCGTGCCGACGCTAACGCCTACTTCGCTGGCTCACCTACGAGGAACGTCGTCTCCCTTAGATCGTTATACGCAATTGGTAAAAGGAAATTATTATGACTTGGACATCATCAAAATATTCAAAGAATCAAATTGATAAAGCAGGCGAGTATCTCAAAAAGGGATTATTTATTTCTCCAGACTACGAAGAATCATTAGAAATTCTAAATAATTTTAGAACTTGTCATGGATATCCAATTAATACCTTTAATGCAACTTTAAGAGGGAAGCTAAATGAATTAAATAAGGAATATTTTGTATCCCAAAGACTCAAAAGGATACCCTCAATAATTTCCAAATTAAATAGAATAAGCGGAATGCGACTATCGAGAATGCAGGATTTGGGGGGTTTAAGGGCTGTATTAAAAAATATAACAGAGGTCAATAAACTTGTAAAGATTTATAGACACCTACCATTCACTCATCAATTAATAAACGAAAAAGATTACATAAATAACCCGAAGGAATCGGGGTATAAAAGCCATCATTTAGTTTATAAATACTGTAATCCAAGAAATCCGGCATATGATGGATTATCTTTAGAATTACAAATTAGAACTAAACTTCAACATTCATGGGCTACTGCGGTCGAAACTATGGGAACATTCTTAGATTATTCACTGAAATCAAGCGAAGGTCCAAGTGAATGGCTCGAGTATTTCTCACTTGTAAGTTCAGCATTTTCAGCAATTGAAAAAACGCCCGTGATTGAAAAACACAGTAAAATAAAAATAGATACATTGCAAAAGGAGGTGAGAAAAGAAACTCAAAGACTCAATGTAATACAAAAACTAAATAGTTACAAAATTGCAATAAACTCTATCTCCTCAGAAGCTAAAAAAGGGAAATATTATTTGGTGATTCTTAGACCTAGTGAAAACATTGTATCTATCAAAAGATATTCTCAATCCGAACTAGATATAGCAAATGATGATTATATAAAAGAAGAGAGAATGATAACTCCGGAAAATTTAAGACAAGTAGTGTTAGTTTCATCCAGCTCTCTTTCTACATTAAAGAAAGCATATCCTAATTATTTTCTAGATACAAATGAATTTATAAAATATTTAAGGAAAGTATAATAACAACGGCGTATAACTTCAGCTAACCACTTCTCTTCGGGGCAAGCCCTCATTTGCCCTGCGGCACATAGGCTTTCTGTCACTCGTTTGCATTCGCAAACTACGTGCCACTTCCTAACGTCCCGTTCCGGGACTCAGTGTCAGTCTAAGTTGATTAGCTAGTTACGCTATATGCAATGTTAAAAAAATAGGACTACAAATGATTTTTAATATATATTACATAAATATAGCAAAAGTATATGAAATATCAATGATGATCGATAATCTTAGATTTAGTAATATTACCAAAGAGAATATTGAATCAAATCAGCAAACACAATCTTCAAATCTTGGCTTTTCCTTGGACTATCTTGAATCCGTAAAATCAAACTTAGGATTCGCTGAAACACAACAAAAATCATCATCGCATAGAATTGTAGAAAATATTGAAATCATTACTACTAAATCTATTCTATTACGAAAAATCATTTCAAAAGCAAAACAGCTAAAATCCTTTGCAAATCTTACAGAAGGTGATCTTATAAAAATTGAAAATATCAAGTTAACACTTTCGAATGAGTTAGAACTACGGCAAGTGAAAACAATGTCAAATGGAGCACTAAATGGGTTCAGGGTCGAAGGGGTAGATATTAGTAATTTAATAAACTCCATGCTCAAAGACTACTCCTATGTTCTACATGGCGAATTCGAAAAAGAAAAATTAATTTTAAAAATACCCATGCAATATGAAGGAGAATTTGAAAATCTTTATAACATAGATGATTTAACCATTGGGCACGTAACGTTAGTTGGGATTTATAAAAAGCAAATTCTTCAGAACGAGCTAAAAAACACATTCAATACAATGCAAGAATTTGGTAAACCACAGACCGAAAATAATAACAAAATAGAAAAGAGTTCAACAACCATCGAGTCTGCCGAAAAGCATTCGGAGAATAAAAACAAATTCCATTTCGTAGATACAATTGCAATTATTCAAGATATATACAAAAACGAGGAATTTATTGAAATAAGGAAAGGATTTTGGGGCAAGTTCATATTATTCTTTAAAGGTATTTTTAATAAGTGCAATTAGATAGAATCTTATATACTTATAGCGAATCTCTTTTTCTAGACTTAAAAAAACATTTATTTGAAAAAGGAAACGAACTATTTAGCTTCTCTCGATTAGAGTCACTTAATCTAGATGAAGACACTTTATATTTCATAGATATTACATCCTTAACTACCACCCTATCCAACCCAGGCCAATCTACATATAATGCTGAAAAATTTTTAGATACCCTTAACTTTGAATATAGATTAATTATTGAAGAACCTAAAGCCGAGACTGCAATGCGATTATTAAAATTCCACATAGACGCAATAGAAAAATTTGAACTCTTCTCGGAAACAGAGACT
Protein-coding regions in this window:
- a CDS encoding RelA/SpoT domain-containing protein, translating into MTWTSSKYSKNQIDKAGEYLKKGLFISPDYEESLEILNNFRTCHGYPINTFNATLRGKLNELNKEYFVSQRLKRIPSIISKLNRISGMRLSRMQDLGGLRAVLKNITEVNKLVKIYRHLPFTHQLINEKDYINNPKESGYKSHHLVYKYCNPRNPAYDGLSLELQIRTKLQHSWATAVETMGTFLDYSLKSSEGPSEWLEYFSLVSSAFSAIEKTPVIEKHSKIKIDTLQKEVRKETQRLNVIQKLNSYKIAINSISSEAKKGKYYLVILRPSENIVSIKRYSQSELDIANDDYIKEERMITPENLRQVVLVSSSSLSTLKKAYPNYFLDTNEFIKYLRKV